One window of the Salvia splendens isolate huo1 chromosome 1, SspV2, whole genome shotgun sequence genome contains the following:
- the LOC121801262 gene encoding 30S ribosomal protein S20, chloroplastic-like, producing the protein MAASMAHCVSCYGLTAKLNMLNLSTAPNAAFKPLSSSNTSTLSLFSRGLVSVCPVQLSPNRRSIVCEVRTKKADSAAKRARQAEKRRIYHKAKKSEVRTRMKKVLEALEVLVKKQGVEAEEILRIEKMIAEAYSAIDKAVKAGTLHRNTGARRKSRLARRKKAVEIHHGWYTPSPSEATTV; encoded by the exons ATGGCTGCTTCGATGGCGCATTGCGTTTCCTGCTACGGACTAACGGCCAAGCTGAATATGCTCAACCTCTCTACCGCTCCAAATGCTGCATTCAAGCCGCTCAGCTCGTCCAACACTTCTACTCTCAGTCTTTTCTCAAGAG GTTTGGTGTCGGTCTGCCCGGTGCAATTGAGCCCTAACCGGCGCTCGATTGTGTGCGAAGTGAGGACGAAGAAGGCGGATTCTGCGGCAAAGAGGGCTCGCCAAGCGGAGAAGAGGCGAATTTACCACAAGGCCAAGAAATCCGAAGTTAGGACCAGGATGAAGAAG GTTCTTGAAGCACTTGAAGTTCTGGTGAAGAAGCAAGGGGTTGAGGCCGAGGAAATTCTCCGGATCGAGAAGATGATCGCTGAAGCATACTCCGCAATTGATAAAGCTGTAAAAGCAGGAACCCTCCACCGGAATACTGGGGCAAGGAGAAAGTCCCGGCTTGCTAGAAGGAAGAAGGCTGTTGAGATCCACCATGGCTGGTACACGCCTTCTCCTTCTGAAGCCACAACGGTGTAA